The nucleotide sequence tatatttagccaggcatacacctaatttatccctcaattcaCAGTTAtactgctttagttaggtctgctggtaCCGAAAATACTTCTCTTATTCTTTAAGCATGCTtaaaagtgaatggcatctacacaAATTTTATTCGATTTCTTTTCCTGTCTAAACCTCGGGATTGTATCCTGAGGTTAcaagagccagccagatccatcTCTGATCCTGCCTGATGTCAGACTCCCACTGTGTCGCTGAGTGATAACtaactgcagcatgtgccagccagacttcactaAAACAGACAAAgcactgtacaaataaatgtGACTTGTCTGATTAAAAACCTGCAATTTATTAAGCTAACCAAGTAATCCACATTCAAAGAATGAGACCCTGTTATTATTTTGGCAAGATGTGCATTGATTGCTTGCAAAAATGACTCATGTGTGACATGGAATTAAGTCCAGGCAATGATCCATAATCCCGAAGTATTATACTCCCAAAGTAATTTGTGCACCTCTAGTGACATCAAATGGAATTACAAACTTAGTCTTTGCATGAGTGGCAAAATTGTAAACCTCACCTTTAATTTCCTatagaaacattttaaattaggtaaaaatacaagaatatttcaaatgtaatcaATCATTCTAATGCATCTATACCATTATTCTCAGGGACCTCTGGAGCTGATTCAGCTGCTGAAGAGGCCTCGTGGATGGGCGAAGGTTCTGCTTCAAGAGTGGGCTCAGATGCTGGCTCTGGGGCAAGTGCAGACACTGCTTCAGGGCCGGGCACCTTTGAGTCTGGTTCAGGGGTAGGTGCAGAGACTGGTTCAGGGCCGGGCACCTTTGAGACTGGTTCAATGGTAGGTGCAGACACTGGCTCAGAGGCGGGCACCTTTGAGACTGGTTCAGGGGTAGGTGCAGACACTGGCTCAGAGGCGGGCACCTTTGAGACTGGTTCAGGGGTAGGTGCAGACACTGGCTCAGAGGCGGGCACCTTTGAGACTGGTTCAGGGGTAGGTGCAGACACTGGTTCAGGGGCGGGCACCTTTGAGACTGGTTCAGGGGTAGGTGCAGACACTGGCTCAGAGGCGGGCACCTTTGAGACTGGTTCAGGGGTAGGTGCAGACACTGGTTCAGGGGCGGGCACCTTTGAGGCAGGTTCAAGGGTAGGTGCAGACACTGGCTCAGGGGCGGGCACCTTTGAGACTGGTTCAGGGGTAGGTGCAGACACTGGTTCAGGGGCGGCGACCTTTGAGGCTGGTTCAGGAGTAGGTGCAGACACTGGTTCAGGGGCAGGCACCTCTGGGACTGTATCAGGGGCAGGATCTGGTATGGTCACCTCTGGCACCGTTTTGGTCGTGGGCTCGGGGACGGGCACCTCTAGGACTGTTTTAGGGGTTGGATCTGTGACAGACACCTCTGGGATGGTTCCAGGGGTGGACTCTGGGACAGGCACGTCTAACACTGATTCAGGCTCTGGTTCTGGGACAGACTCTTTCACTGGTTCGGGCACTGGCTCTTCTACTTGTGCAACCACTGGTTCTGGTGCAGGTCTAGGTACCTCTACTTGCTCAGGCACTTGCTCTGTCACAGCGATGGGCACATCCACAAGGGCAGATTCTACGATGGCCTCAGGTACAAGCTCTGGAGTTGCCTATAAAAAGAGAGGTAGGCAGAAAGACAAcagaaatacaaattaatttagtCAGATTACATGCATCTAAGAGAAAAACTAAATCAGAGGTAGCTGTATAATTGAATGTATCATGTGGGACATTTTATTGAACCCTAACAATGAGTTTATATACTGGTGCAACACAGTGCAAGTTggcaaaagaaaaaactaaatgatACCAGCCACTGCAATCTGATTTCAGAACCAAGTGGTTACAACCCAAGTCAAATGAGCTCTATATGTGAATTTCCACCACTGGACAGAATGGTTCTTTTTGCGGAACAGTGCCATTCCATACCAATCCCAGCTCATAACGGTTACggtttatttttccattgtgGTACTGCGAAGTCTGGATTAGAATGGATTGACTGGGCAAGTGTCATGAGACACCACATCACTAAAGTTGTTCCACCAGCATGAGAAATCCATACAGGGAATGGTTTGTAATCACACCATACTGttctcaagtggaaatgctactggaatcATTGCGCACCATGCTCAGAACTGTTAAGACCGATGGTGAAAGGGCTCGGGTCCCTCTATTAATGCAAGTCTAAGGAATGTtttcaccattttttttattttatttttttttagctttgccAGGTGTACATCATATTAGTACTCCTCACCTCAACCACCTGTATGATTTAAAGCATCATTCATATCTGTAGCACAAACACAGCTAAGGTTTAATACTTAAGGTTAGGGGTTTCCCCCTTCTAACCACCATGAGTGGTCAAGAAGTCACTtggcaaaagaaaaaaacagttgTGGCAGGTCTATCCCCATAATATCTGAAAGTGTAAATTGGTGGTTGAGTTAAGAGCTGTCACAGGCAGAAGAAGCAGTCAAGTGGGTTTGTTGGAGGAGGTCAGTGCTTTGTCTCCGTGTCATAGACAGGTGCATGATAATGATGAGGAGGGAGAGGCAGGAAGACAGATTGCAGATGACAGCTGTCATGCAGGCAAAATACTGGGCCAGCCTCATAGGGAATGGAGCTCTGTGCAGAATGTGCTGTTGGCTACAGAGATGAATGTCTAAATTCAGTGGCTCCCAAGATGTCAAGCATTCTGTATGCAAAGTATTTTTTATGAGACAAGAATGGGATTTGTTTGCAACTTGTGAACAGGGTATGCTCGGAAATCATGTTCTTTTTATATGATAATTTGTAAATACTGTACATTGACTTAGTTATTAGGGATTAAGATTATCCAGAGAGATTACATTTCGGATTAGCTTTAGATTTATGTGATTAGTTAGGTGATACAGAATGTCAAGATGGTGAAAGTGTAACcgtggttgcttaggtgttctgtgtggttgtttgCATGCTGCTATGCAGTTggtagagtgttctgggtggtagtAAATAAAACTCtgttgtcttttacccttgctacatcATAAAGTTCACCCGGGCCTTATGCTGATTTCAGTGGTGaatttgccatttttgttttttttatcggATTttgttactgtagatatagatttaattgttggtgacttcaacattcatatataatgaaaatgacacattgggattagcatttattgatattctaaactctcttggagtcagacaaaaagTAACAGGACCAACTAATCggcataatcatacgctagatttaattctgttataTGGAGTTAATGTTGACGCAGAGCAATGCCACCTCGGATAATTACCTTGTCAATTGTATGCTGCGATCATTTAATGTAACTCAATCTACACCGTGCTATCATTCagatagaactattcttttgaccactaaagatagcttcactaataatcttccagatctatctcatacactcagtaaaccccaaagcctagaagaacttgagataacagaaaatataaatgcagacTTCTCtaacactcttgatagtgtcgccccccttcgattaaagaaaatttaagaaaaaagccctgcaccatggtacaatgatcacactcctgctctcaagagagcagctcggaaaatggagcgcaagtggaagaatacaaaattagagtttTTTTGCGGTAGATGAAAGTATAgtatctgtagctacagacaggcactaaaagctgccaggtcagcatattttagagaactcaaagaaaataaccacaacaatcctaggtgtttattcagtactgtggttaaattggttaggaatagaACCAGATATTCAACAGAAGCggatattctgtcgcagcacaagagtaatgacttcatgaatttctttactgatacattttaaataatcagaaataaaattggaattatgcaatcatctgtcatagcacctcagaaaacagtgtctaataattttctcacgtgcaacttcaatccttcgctgtcataggtaacgaagagctaacaaaacttatcaaaacatcacaagccacaacatgtatgatccaataccaaccaagctctcAAAAGAAGTATTCCCTGTCATCtctacttaatattattaactccttgctatccttaggacatgtcccaagaaactttaaaatggcagtcatcaaactgcttattaagaagccacaacttgatcctggagaattggctaattatagaccgatttcaaatctcccgcttatgttgaaaatactagaaaatgtagtgtcctcacaaatatgttcatttctacagagaaatagtatgtaTGAACAATTTTgaccccatcacagtacagaaactgcacttatctagaactagaaccaagaaatctgatcatattagccccattttatcgtcgtTACATTTGCTACTTGTtacattttgtatacattttttaattatgttaactatgtacaaagctttgaatggtctagctccgcagtaatAAAGTGacctaccacgctatattccatcacgttcataatgatcacaaaattctggccttttaatagttcctagaatatcaaattccacaaaaggaggtagatccttttcatatttggctcctaaactatggaatagtctccctaacactgttcgagatgcagacaaactcactcagtttaagtctagactaaagactcatctatttagccaggcatacacctaatttatcattcaactcacaattaggctgctttagttagatcTGCCTGacccagaaacattgatcatgatctataactgcaataaattgaatggcatctatgctagtattattctatttgtttccctgtcttaaccttgggactcctatactgaggtcaccagaaccggctggatccagctccattgctgcttcatgttggactccactgctacgagTCACTGAGTGATggtgactaatagcagccggtgccagccaaacatcacttcaatctattacgatggacttcagaggatgaactgatgccaagtCCAACCATAAGATATGGGATATATCATATTCCAttacctgaaccttggacttaagatAGACGTCACCGAAATTACTAGCCGGTtaaactgcgatgcacctaactgatctcggACTGCATCACCTCAgtttaatgatggactacacaaATCAGAAATAGCCAAAATAATCAGAATAGACAGAAATGATCCAGTGGATACCAAATAATATGAATTGACAAAATAGATCCTGCCTAAACTAAATTTGTTGAAAAGTTTCTTAGGTGCTATGTGGTTTCTTAGGTGTTCTATGTAGTTGTTAGCATGTTATtatgtggttgatagggtgttcagagtggttaatagcatgttgctatgcagttgctctTGGTGGTTTTTAGTGTTAATGTTCTGGTCCCTTTAGGTGTGGGGCCCCTTTTTGGAACTCTGTGGATTGTTTTTgcatgtcaagtggtttttattgtcgttcaaccatatacagttagtactgtacacagtgaaacgagaccacgTTCTTCCAGGACCATGGCGCTACATTAAACAACatgctgctcaggatgctctcaatagtccctctatagaatgtagtgaggatgggggtgggagatgtgctttcctcagccttcaaagaaagtagagacgctgctgggttTTCTTGGtagtagagctggtgttgagggaccaggtgaggttctccgccaggtgaacaccaaggaatttggtgctcttgacgatctacACAGAGGAGcagtcgatgttcagtggagagtggtcactctgtgctctcctaaagtcaacaaccatctcttttgttttgtccacattcagagacaggttgttggctctacaccagtccgttagccgctgcacctcctctctgtatgtggACTTgacattcttgctgatgagacccaccacggtcgtgtcatcgtgaacttaatgatgtggttcgagctgtgcattgctgcacagtcgtaagtcagcagagtgaacagcagtggactgagcacacagccctggggggcccaagcgctcagtgtggtggtggtggagatgctgttcccgatccggactgactgaggtctcccagtcaggaagtccagtatccagttgcagagggaggtgtccaggcccagcaggttcagctttccaatcaggtgctgaggaattattgtgttgaatgctgagctgaagtctatgaacagcgtttgaatgtatgagtcctttttatctgggtgagggccagatggagggttgtggtgatggcatcgtctgttgaacggtttggatgatATGTGAATTGCAGTGtgttagggttgcagcggtataccggtttcacggatTTAGTGATCATtagcagatttaatgataatctcgcaaacagctaaagcagacatgggcaatttacagccCGCGGACTGGATCAGGCCCTCCGCATGGTTTAATGTGGGCcgtggctcatttatcgtaaaagcgtttttctttttcattgtatatttcaattaacttgcattgggacgtcacgcgtctccacaagcgtttaccaTGCTGATGGTTGCCAAATAAGAGACACAActcccccagtttgagatttatacttgtgcaaattggaaatattccgcctaatgtaatacttattttgtgcaatctggcaaccatgcacgcgagtgTGCTATTTCTATCTGGCTTTCCCCCTTGAACAAACTTAGCAATCTATAgtacaatattctgctcaaggaaaagagtTATATGGCTACCCTGTGTCCATTCTCtgtgtacatgtattttttatttgtgcaatttagaaatgtttaagtctcttcacacctgtatgttaatctgaCTCTtgaagtaattatttatcatagtcattTAGTCGGTGTTATttagttgtgtgctgaaagtcaaacgttgacatcaacaacaaaaataatgtcacttgatgcatgtccttgtactggaaaaccatgaacaaaactatgcaacataaaaggaaatgtggcccaggatacattaaatacaggttatgtttaatctatgacaggtcgacacttgatgtccaatgtaaaatctgtcctgaagcaaaaccagttgagaaccactgagataaaggtacagacaggagcagtatatgttaattattaataatcataggacattacttcaaaagctcacacagctgatgttatttttcatttagtaattaatttaacatgtaaactaacatgctttagttatataacatgttatagtgacatgctatttttatcatgtttataattcgatttattattataattatgttatCTTATTTTCTCTATTTATTCTAAATAGTGAaaatgttttcactgataatagtaattgtgtaataccgtataccgtgatattttctgagacgttatcataccgttgcaaccctacagTGGGGTCTAGTGAGGGGACagcttaatgtgcctcatgacgagcctctcgaagcacttcatgatgatgggtgtgagtgcgacgggatggtagtcgttgaggcaggacactgaagacttctttggcatggggacgatggtgatggccttgaagcatgttggaacaaTGTTTTTTGTCCAACACGCAGAAATCACAAGgctaaataatttatattcatCTTTTCCCTCTCCCAAGTTCCTATGATAGTCTGGTTCCTAAATATAAATTTTTGAGTTTGTCTACGGGATTTTGGGGCCTATTTTGTCGTCTGTCAAATGAAAATCGTACAACTGATCACTTTAGCGAACACCAATTACAGGACAGacaaaatgtttcaaaaagtgacaagatggctGCTACCAGAATGGCAAGTCTATTCACTCTCTGAAACCAAACGTAATAACTTGAAGAATTTGGCGTCCACTCTCCACTGGCAGATGGTGCATTCCATGTCACACAACTGCCCAAATTTATTTCAGaagtttgtgtaagtgtgtgaattAACACTGGAATACCACAGAGAAACTGCTGATAAGGAGATCTTCCAGTctgaaactgaatttaagaccactgcaaaatttaATTCcacagaattaataaaaaataataataatgaaatgggtttgattcccagcatATAATGCAGTGACTATCTTACATTTTTAAGAGTGACTTAAGTATTCGAAAGTGTCCCAGTGTTTTGCCTATATGCATTCATATGCATGTATTTATTCACTCAAAATTTGGTGCGCTGCTGCTGAAAATGTACTTGGTTCATTCATATTATTGACGCTACGTAACGCTTGCTACTGTATGTCTGTTCGGATAGGGTTGTGGACACCATGGAAAGAACAAAGCCCCGGTTCTCCCTACATTGAAAAATCATTGACTCAATTTCAACTCGTcccaacttttctttaaaaataaaatgacaaattaaggttacagtgaggcacttacaatggaagtcaatggggccaatttttggaggctttaaaacacagaaatgtgaagcttataattttacaaaaaaactcatgtattatttgagctgtaaaactgTTTAgattgtcattttagtgtttgttgacattacatcgtgaTTCCTTAAAGAAAtgatgcagatcaggcaacgaaGAGAAAACGTAttgcttttgttgtttgttgttgaaAAATAATGGTAATGCATGCCCTTATACTTGAAaactatgaacaaaactataAAGAAATATAGCCGCAAGAGGCAATCAAAGGGGTCCAAGCACATGAAGAAATTACCAAAATAATCATAATTGACAAAAATGATCCAATGGTAGTCAAATAATACGAATTGACAGAATAGAATCCTGCCTAAACTAAATTTGTTGAAAAGTGAattgggtaccaacattttgaggctgcaaaaagcacataaaggcagtataaaaatgtattcatacgACTTCAGTGGTAAAATCCTTATATTTTGAAGTCATATATCATTTATCTGAAAACTCTCTTACACTTATAATATAGAGATATGTGCATGTGGGCAGAGAACTGCTGCCCTCCAGAACACCACAGCgccaattatttttcaaatagaaATCGGTGGTCAAATATGGTACTGCAACCGGCACTCACTGAGGTGCAATGAGGCAGAAATGAGTCTGCCCATAATGAAGTATCAAACCAAAACTAGTGTTTTctgacctcaaataatgcaaagaaaacaagttcatattcatttataaacagcacaatactaatgttttaacttaggtagagttcagaaatcagtatttggtggaataaccctgattttcaatgaAAGCGTCTTGGCATGTGAAACTGGGATGATCTGAGCATCttcagtactgaaacagtaatgGCGTGATGACGTTTCATGCACACATCACAGTGGCCATATTTTTGACCATCAGCGTAGAAGCAACAGCGCTGAATGGAGAAACATCCATTAAAACGTCAATAAATCATccaaatattgatttttataCATGAAGTGCCAGGAAAAGTGTGTACAGGTCTGAAGTCAGCAGAAATGTTGGCAGATTTGACTTTCGTGGAcaatgaaatgtattttattcacGATTCATCTCCGGATGGCggcgagtctgatgtgtgaccggcgagcacgcacacacgcacacacacacacacacacacacacacacacacacacacacacacacacacacacacacgttgtgtttccatgttttatggggactttccatagacataatggtttttatactgtacaaactttatattctatcccctaaacctaaccctacccctaaacctaaccctcacagaaaactttctgcatttttacattttcaaaaaacaatttagtatgatttataagctgttttcctcatggggaccaacaaaatgtccccacaaggtcaaaaatttcgggttttactatccttatggggacatttggtccccacaaagtgataaatacacgctcacacacacacacacacacacacacacacacacacacacacacacacacacacaagaatatcatcgtaaacatctctcattcaggaGTTACAAATGTTTGTGCTGTTTTCTGGTCTGACTCGGTCACAATATTACTAAACATCTGTGATGATcccatctgtatgaatgtaagatcTGCTTTTAGCTCAACCAGAGAACACAGAATGCAACACAGGCAAACAAACTTACAGTATGCAAATATACATGGAGTTTAAGAactattgtgttttatttatgttgtcatgCATATGTTGTCTCTTTTGTAACAtggttaatttaaaaaatattcagcaTTTTCCATATTAACTTGCtgtgtaaatatttttacattgtagTCTGTTGGCGTGAATAAATTCTGTGCTTCAAAATCGTATGTGTTGTTTAATGACCAACGTTTGTGAACTGTTTAGcctaaacattaaatatatacgGTATAGTGGCGTtatagtgcttttatacaatgtgTTACAATCATCTCACATCTCACATGGTCGTGGCATTATAATTTAAGTGTTTAATTGCTGCTCTCCCCCTTCATCACTGGCTGACTTGGTGATTTTGGATGTGGTatcactttattaagctttataaatagaaataaaagttTTCCAACAGCGCAGCACACAGAAGGTATGTGGAGTTTGGTCCTATGCTGTACTGTATATGGCAGCGATGAAATATAATGATATCACATGAAACCGGTAAAGCAAACTGAtctcttggctcaattcaaatGCTGTATATTTCAAAgctgaatgtttttattgtcGCTGGAAAATAAGTAGGTCTGATCTGATGCTTGATACACATGCTTACATCAATCCGATCACTTTGGCTATGTTCACacaggcagaaaaaaaaaaaatcggatttttttagacactgtcaCTAAATCAgtttaggtttttgtagtctgaacaggacaaaaacacaataaatccGATTAAAATCCGATTTTTCTTAATGCGTCTCAGTCTGAACAGTCAGGTTGGatctaatgtgtttttttttttcataatttgctGATGGCTGTTCTACGTCAGGTTTTGCGAATACATACTGTGCTCCGAACAGCATAATTAATGCCTTCGTAGGGCACTtcaaattttaatacaataatgaTGGCCATGCAGTAGGATTGTTATAAACAGAATTTTCTTACACATTTAATCCCTATAAAACTCTCACAGTGGAAGGTAAACAGGGCATAGAGatcatcacttctgaatgaaacacacccatatgtcatttatatgttaCAGGGCACGCAAAGCACTGCAAACCTCTTATAATAATACAGACATTGCCTTAACTTACCCAAAGATATGCGCTAAGGTGCAGTAACCTAATTATAAAGTAAAGTGATAAAGTATTGAATGTCACATAAATACGGGACACTTGAGAAGTGTTTCATCACAGGACGTGGGTCCTCGTCTCACCATATGACCTTTTTCTGATTTAATATGGGAAATAAAGCCTTTAATATGGGATGATTCGCTCTATAGAGATAAAAGGCATCCCATATGAGACATCATAATTTCATCCAAAATACAGGACGTCCCCACCAAAACGGGCAGCAGCTGCACTAGCAGCAACaaacattgcatatgccaccTCAGATTAAGGAGAACAAAATGAAATGTTGATTGTTGCAGAATGCTTACATGTTACGTGgcctacaaaaattattttactcatatacagtgaggaaaataagtatttgaacaccctgctattttgcaagttctcccacttttaaatcatggaggggtctgaaattgtcatcgtaggtgcatgtccactgtgagagacacaatctaaaaaaaaaaatccagaaatcacaatgtatgattttgtaactatttatatgtatgatacagctgcaaataagtattt is from Xyrauchen texanus isolate HMW12.3.18 chromosome 8, RBS_HiC_50CHRs, whole genome shotgun sequence and encodes:
- the LOC127647564 gene encoding uncharacterized protein LOC127647564 isoform X15, translated to MTLDAPVILAALFFTIIAIIIASTLLAKKPAPKKESKRHAEERPERDTDYPQPRVEAPAPAPVKEQLVPKKKEKPVPEVIPVQQTPVQAEVKTEKEAVIEPKKEEDVPVAPVIEEVGVVQEHPAAEPEVIPVHKTPVQATPELVPEAIVESALVDVPIAVTEQVPEQVEVPRPAPEPVVAQVEEPVPEPVKESVPEPEPESVLDVPVPESTPGTIPEVSVTDPTPKTVLEVPVPEPTTKTVPEVTIPDPAPDTVPEVPAPEPVSAPTPEPASKVAAPEPVSAPTPEPVSKVPAPEPVSAPTPEPVSKVPASEPVSAPTPEPVSKVPASEPVSAPTIEPVSKVPGPEPVSAPTPEPDSKVPGPEAVSALAPEPASEPTLEAEPSPIHEASSAAESAPEVPENNDVAAASVTDEGETPAVVPGKKRTTKFEKRMAKEEMEEEQRVQQEQLDAIFKLLRENQETFGEMTEGDEEEQLKLYTL
- the LOC127647564 gene encoding uncharacterized protein LOC127647564 isoform X13; amino-acid sequence: MTLDAPVILAALFFTIIAIIIASTLLAKKPAPKKESKRHAEERPERDTDYPQPRVEAPAPAPVKEQLVPKKKEKPVPEVIPVQQTPVQAEVKTEKEAVIEPKKEEDVPVAPVIEEVGVVQEHPAAEPEVIPVHKTPVQATPELVPEAIVESALVDVPIAVTEQVPEQVEVPRPAPEPVVAQVEEPVPEPVKESVPEPEPESVLDVPVPESTPGTIPEVSVTDPTPKTVLEVPVPEPTTKTVPEVTIPDPAPDTVPEVPAPEPVSAPTPEPASKVAAPEPVSAPTPEPVSKVPASEPVSAPTPEPVSKVPASEPVSAPTPEPVSKVPASEPVSAPTIEPVSKVPGPEPVSAPTPEPDSKVPGPEAVSALAPEPASEPTLEAEPSPIHEASSAAESAPEVPENNDVAAASVTDEGETPAVVPGKKRTTKFEKRMAKEEMEEEQRVQQEQLDAIFKLLRENQETFGEMTEGDEEEQLKLYTL
- the LOC127647564 gene encoding uncharacterized protein LOC127647564 isoform X3, coding for MTLDAPVILAALFFTIIAIIIASTLLAKKPAPKKESKRHAEERPERDTDYPQPRVEAPAPAPVKEQLVPKKKEKPVPEVIPVQQTPVQAEVKTEKEAVIEPKKEEDVPVAPVIEEVGVVQEHPAAEPEVIPVHKTPVQATPELVPEAIVESALVDVPIAVTEQVPEQVEVPRPAPEPVVAQVEEPVPEPVKESVPEPEPESVLDVPVPESTPGTIPEVSVTDPTPKTVLEVPVPEPTTKTVPEVTIPDPAPDTVPEVPAPEPVSAPTPEPASKVAAPEPVSAPTPEPVSKVPAPEPVSAPTPEPVSKVPASEPVSAPTPEPVSKVPAPEPVSAPTPEPVSKVPASEPVSAPTPEPVSKVPASEPVSAPTPEPVSKVPASEPVSAPTIEPVSKVPGPEPVSAPTPEPDSKVPGPEAVSALAPEPASEPTLEAEPSPIHEASSAAESAPEVPENNDVAAASVTDEGETPAVVPGKKRTTKFEKRMAKEEMEEEQRVQQEQLDAIFKLLRENQETFGEMTEGDEEEQLKLYTL
- the LOC127647564 gene encoding uncharacterized protein LOC127647564 isoform X10; amino-acid sequence: MTLDAPVILAALFFTIIAIIIASTLLAKKPAPKKESKRHAEERPERDTDYPQPRVEAPAPAPVKEQLVPKKKEKPVPEVIPVQQTPVQAEVKTEKEAVIEPKKEEDVPVAPVIEEVGVVQEHPAAEPEVIPVHKTPVQATPELVPEAIVESALVDVPIAVTEQVPEQVEVPRPAPEPVVAQVEEPVPEPVKESVPEPEPESVLDVPVPESTPGTIPEVSVTDPTPKTVLEVPVPEPTTKTVPEVTIPDPAPDTVPEVPAPEPVSAPTPEPASKVAAPEPVSAPTPEPVSKVPAPEPVSAPTPEPVSKVPASEPVSAPTPEPVSKVPASEPVSAPTPEPVSKVPASEPVSAPTIEPVSKVPGPEPVSAPTPEPDSKVPGPEAVSALAPEPASEPTLEAEPSPIHEASSAAESAPEVPENNDVAAASVTDEGETPAVVPGKKRTTKFEKRMAKEEMEEEQRVQQEQLDAIFKLLRENQETFGEMTEGDEEEQLKLYTL
- the LOC127647564 gene encoding uncharacterized protein LOC127647564 isoform X8, which gives rise to MTLDAPVILAALFFTIIAIIIASTLLAKKPAPKKESKRHAEERPERDTDYPQPRVEAPAPAPVKEQLVPKKKEKPVPEVIPVQQTPVQAEVKTEKEAVIEPKKEEDVPVAPVIEEVGVVQEHPAAEPEVIPVHKTPVQATPELVPEAIVESALVDVPIAVTEQVPEQVEVPRPAPEPVVAQVEEPVPEPVKESVPEPEPESVLDVPVPESTPGTIPEVSVTDPTPKTVLEVPVPEPTTKTVPEVTIPDPAPDTVPEVPAPEPVSAPTPEPASKVAAPEPVSAPTPEPVSKVPAPEPVSAPTPEPVSKVPASEPVSAPTPEPVSKVPASEPVSAPTPEPVSKVPASEPVSAPTPEPVSKVPASEPVSAPTIEPVSKVPGPEPVSAPTPEPDSKVPGPEAVSALAPEPASEPTLEAEPSPIHEASSAAESAPEVPENNDVAAASVTDEGETPAVVPGKKRTTKFEKRMAKEEMEEEQRVQQEQLDAIFKLLRENQETFGEMTEGDEEEQLKLYTL
- the LOC127647564 gene encoding uncharacterized protein LOC127647564 isoform X16; translated protein: MTLDAPVILAALFFTIIAIIIASTLLAKKPAPKKESKRHAEERPERDTDYPQPRVEAPAPAPVKEQLVPKKKEKPVPEVIPVQQTPVQAEVKTEKEAVIEPKKEEDVPVAPVIEEVGVVQEHPAAEPEVIPVHKTPVQATPELVPEAIVESALVDVPIAVTEQVPEQVEVPRPAPEPVVAQVEEPVPEPVKESVPEPEPESVLDVPVPESTPGTIPEVSVTDPTPKTVLEVPVPEPTTKTVPEVTIPDPAPDTVPEVPAPEPVSAPTPEPASKVAAPEPVSAPTPEPVSKVPASEPVSAPTIEPVSKVPGPEPVSAPTPEPDSKVPGPEAVSALAPEPASEPTLEAEPSPIHEASSAAESAPEVPENNDVAAASVTDEGETPAVVPGKKRTTKFEKRMAKEEMEEEQRVQQEQLDAIFKLLRENQETFGEMTEGDEEEQLKLYTL